A single genomic interval of uncultured Sphaerochaeta sp. harbors:
- a CDS encoding sugar ABC transporter permease, which translates to MAEATMKRFSRFLYADPRALTLLTLPAVVLFSVFVVFPIISGLNISFTNWNGYSQSYSYVGLQNYLDVFSTESVWIAFRNTLVYGFGSTLVQTVLGLGLAMLLVDKFFLRNVTRTIVYIPAMVAQLVIGYIWYFIVTYERGALNDIIQLFGVAPVDWMSKGSRAVLIIMLINSIAYCGKTMIIFIAGLESVPNMYHEAASIDGASGWQSFRHITIPLLLPAFTTSLVLNIIGGLKMFGLVIAMTDGGPGYASHSLSSLINTMYFANQRAGFSAAIGIFSFIFIMLVSILLRRYLDHKDQQYNG; encoded by the coding sequence ATGGCAGAAGCTACTATGAAACGTTTTTCTCGCTTTTTATACGCAGATCCTAGAGCCTTGACCTTGCTTACGCTTCCGGCTGTCGTTTTGTTTTCAGTATTTGTGGTATTCCCAATTATTTCGGGACTGAACATTTCATTTACAAACTGGAATGGGTATTCACAATCATATTCCTATGTAGGACTCCAGAACTACCTAGATGTTTTTAGTACTGAATCGGTGTGGATAGCTTTTCGTAATACGTTGGTCTATGGATTTGGTTCTACCTTGGTGCAGACCGTACTTGGATTGGGTCTTGCCATGTTGTTGGTTGATAAATTCTTCTTGAGAAACGTAACTAGGACTATTGTCTATATTCCAGCCATGGTAGCCCAGTTGGTCATAGGCTATATCTGGTATTTTATTGTTACCTACGAACGGGGCGCACTCAACGATATTATTCAACTGTTCGGGGTAGCTCCAGTTGATTGGATGAGCAAGGGTAGTAGGGCTGTGCTTATTATCATGCTAATCAACTCCATAGCGTATTGTGGGAAAACAATGATAATTTTCATTGCTGGATTGGAGTCAGTTCCAAACATGTACCATGAAGCTGCATCTATTGATGGTGCCTCAGGGTGGCAGTCTTTTCGTCATATTACCATTCCACTGCTTCTTCCTGCATTTACGACCAGTCTCGTGTTAAATATCATTGGAGGGTTAAAAATGTTTGGCTTGGTTATAGCAATGACTGATGGAGGACCTGGATATGCAAGTCACTCGTTGTCTTCCTTGATAAACACCATGTACTTTGCCAACCAACGGGCAGGGTTCTCTGCCGCTATCGGTATTTTCAGCTTTATCTTTATTATGCTGGTAAGTATTCTTCTTCGACGATATCTCGACCATAAGGATCAACAATACAATGGCTAA
- a CDS encoding carbohydrate ABC transporter permease, protein MAKAKNNLQARHNWIKNCIAVVTSVFFFAPFYIIISLSFKVRGDRSSHWLFPSSPKIESYFVALTKGNIGTAIVNTLIVTVFAVVLIVLFGSIASYPLARHRSKLNKFILSAFVGVMMVPPLSVLVPIYRLMVSLGGINTFWGIIILSTTYGLPMSVFMFSNFISTIPKELDEAALLDGCSQFAIFPRIILPNMMPVVSSVIILTGVSIWNDYSFQLYILQKPKLRTITLAMSSFFSEGMTNLPAAAAAAVLAVLPVVLLYLFLQKYFIKGTVDSAVK, encoded by the coding sequence ATGGCTAAGGCAAAGAATAATTTACAGGCACGTCATAATTGGATCAAGAATTGTATCGCTGTAGTTACCAGTGTTTTTTTCTTTGCTCCGTTTTATATCATTATCTCTCTCTCGTTTAAGGTACGGGGAGATAGGTCAAGTCACTGGTTGTTTCCCTCATCTCCGAAGATAGAATCCTACTTCGTTGCGCTTACCAAGGGGAATATTGGGACAGCCATTGTCAATACGCTTATCGTTACCGTATTCGCTGTTGTCCTGATTGTATTGTTTGGATCGATTGCCTCTTACCCCTTGGCTCGTCATCGGTCAAAACTCAATAAGTTTATTCTTTCTGCATTTGTCGGGGTCATGATGGTCCCTCCGTTATCTGTCTTGGTGCCAATTTATCGGTTGATGGTCTCTCTTGGTGGAATAAATACGTTTTGGGGAATCATTATCTTATCCACTACCTACGGGTTGCCTATGTCAGTATTCATGTTCTCGAACTTTATATCGACCATTCCGAAGGAATTGGACGAGGCAGCATTGTTGGATGGTTGTTCCCAGTTTGCAATTTTTCCCCGTATCATACTGCCTAATATGATGCCGGTAGTATCTTCTGTGATTATTCTCACTGGAGTCTCCATATGGAATGACTATAGTTTTCAGCTCTACATTCTACAGAAACCAAAACTTAGGACAATCACCTTGGCTATGTCTTCCTTCTTCTCTGAGGGAATGACCAACCTGCCTGCTGCTGCAGCTGCAGCAGTCTTGGCTGTATTGCCCGTTGTCCTTCTCTATCTCTTTCTTCAGAAATATTTCATTAAGGGTACTGTGGATAGCGCAGTTAAATAG
- a CDS encoding sensor histidine kinase, which yields MKRYSRDKLAAKLIRYFISSTFIPFLLIVTISASLMDYHYKQDILLVTDGYLESLATNVSLYIKDLQQVALLPYFSNEVMTQIQRLSKEDSISFSEQARLDSALDSLLSSVRYTRNDFYSALIVKDQNVLYSSSNYINSIPIPDYDWAKEPWYQEAIEAEGKAVFMPPHVPDYYDFTDQKERFSYIGTIRNLLTREPYAVIKIDALTSSFDRFLKNMDFHAPSCIYITDQANRLIYIAASEPSMLNQLDIIMTGEHEQKLAQETRSSSHIEKPIKNTDYTLHIILDSFTIWFKSARIYFIGIILYVIAFLTALFLNKRFSRRITDPIAQLRSVLASVEKGDFSVRYLPEPQWELQELGLRVNQMIEELNKTIQRTYVAQLAQREAENRALLSQIQPHFLFNTINGLIALTYDQDISKLETGLFGLSDMLHYVLRKEETVTLREELKFIADYLLLQQIRHSEKLLYKITVDSASEHIVVPRLILQPFVENAIIHGIEPKTEASHIEIRVYIANQATVISLQDDGVGFDESTTDVMSSVGIANCVHRLSLLYPDSSIDIASSIHRGCTVVITIPNTSKDTI from the coding sequence ATGAAAAGATATAGCAGGGACAAACTCGCTGCCAAGCTGATAAGATACTTTATTTCCAGTACATTTATCCCTTTTCTTCTCATCGTAACCATCAGCGCCAGCTTGATGGACTATCACTACAAACAAGACATACTTCTTGTTACAGATGGCTATCTAGAAAGCTTGGCTACTAATGTATCGCTCTACATCAAGGACTTACAGCAGGTAGCACTGCTTCCCTACTTCAGCAATGAGGTAATGACGCAAATACAGAGACTATCCAAAGAAGACTCAATCAGTTTTTCAGAGCAAGCAAGACTTGACTCGGCTTTGGACTCCCTCCTGAGCTCAGTTCGCTATACCCGAAACGATTTCTATAGTGCACTGATTGTAAAAGACCAAAATGTTCTGTATTCAAGTTCAAATTATATCAACTCTATCCCCATTCCAGACTATGATTGGGCAAAGGAACCGTGGTACCAAGAAGCAATAGAAGCCGAAGGAAAAGCTGTCTTCATGCCACCCCATGTTCCAGATTACTATGATTTTACCGACCAGAAAGAACGTTTCTCATATATAGGAACCATTCGCAACCTACTCACAAGAGAACCCTATGCAGTAATAAAGATAGATGCGCTTACAAGCAGTTTTGATCGATTCTTGAAAAATATGGACTTCCATGCCCCTTCATGCATCTACATCACTGACCAAGCTAATCGCTTGATCTATATAGCAGCATCAGAACCTTCCATGCTGAATCAATTAGATATTATAATGACTGGAGAGCATGAACAGAAGCTTGCTCAGGAGACAAGAAGCTCTTCTCATATTGAAAAACCTATTAAGAATACTGATTATACATTACATATCATCCTCGATAGCTTTACGATTTGGTTTAAATCAGCAAGGATTTATTTCATTGGAATCATTCTTTATGTAATCGCTTTTCTCACTGCCCTATTCCTCAACAAGCGTTTCTCCCGAAGGATTACTGATCCAATAGCACAATTGAGAAGTGTATTGGCATCGGTAGAAAAAGGCGATTTTTCTGTTCGCTATCTTCCTGAACCTCAGTGGGAACTACAAGAGCTTGGACTAAGAGTCAACCAAATGATTGAGGAATTAAATAAGACCATACAAAGAACCTATGTGGCCCAACTTGCACAAAGAGAAGCAGAGAACAGGGCTCTGTTGTCACAGATACAACCACATTTCTTGTTCAATACAATTAACGGGTTGATTGCTCTTACCTATGATCAGGATATTTCCAAGCTGGAAACAGGACTCTTCGGGTTATCCGACATGTTGCACTATGTTCTTCGTAAGGAAGAAACGGTAACACTGAGGGAAGAGCTGAAGTTTATCGCTGACTATCTACTCCTCCAGCAGATCAGGCACTCTGAAAAGTTGCTCTACAAGATTACCGTAGACTCTGCCTCCGAACATATTGTGGTCCCTCGGTTGATTCTCCAACCATTTGTGGAGAATGCCATCATCCACGGGATTGAACCAAAAACAGAAGCAAGTCACATAGAAATTCGGGTATACATCGCGAATCAGGCAACAGTAATCTCTTTGCAGGACGATGGAGTTGGGTTTGATGAGTCAACTACTGATGTAATGAGCTCAGTGGGGATTGCAAATTGCGTGCATAGGCTCTCATTGCTCTATCCTGATTCAAGCATAGACATCGCAAGTAGTATACACAGAGGATGCACTGTGGTAATCACAATCCCAAATACCAGTAAGGATACTATATGA
- a CDS encoding DUF6796 family protein has protein sequence MSKAISQKPYLYRIMGISAVVAALLITIADYLLEFQKEYGVSSSIVETAWATMPTWRFTVSLSLCAFMIPFYLAGFWLLYTALCKNNKGIALFVSLLFSYGVVMGSPLIHGVMSLNGVVYAYGIEQGLTHEILVSLIEGNITSAILPVFLFHYLVTWVVAPVILFIHIIRGKSVFKRWTALLNPLVFLIVGLVGLQIFPQVFVYLAPGSINKGNIAMFLLVTINLWNEDDKLEE, from the coding sequence GTGAGCAAAGCCATTTCACAGAAACCATACCTGTATCGAATCATGGGAATCAGTGCTGTAGTTGCTGCCTTGTTGATCACCATCGCTGACTACCTCTTGGAGTTTCAGAAGGAGTACGGGGTCTCTTCCTCTATTGTCGAAACCGCTTGGGCTACCATGCCAACATGGCGATTCACTGTTTCGCTCTCCCTGTGTGCATTCATGATACCGTTCTATCTTGCGGGATTCTGGCTTCTCTATACAGCATTATGCAAGAACAACAAGGGCATTGCACTGTTTGTCTCCTTGTTGTTCTCCTACGGGGTGGTCATGGGATCCCCCTTGATTCATGGTGTGATGAGCCTCAATGGTGTTGTCTATGCATATGGTATAGAACAGGGCTTGACCCATGAGATTCTTGTTTCTCTCATCGAAGGAAACATAACCAGTGCCATCCTTCCTGTTTTCCTGTTTCATTATCTCGTGACCTGGGTTGTTGCACCAGTGATACTCTTTATCCATATCATCAGAGGAAAGAGTGTCTTCAAACGATGGACTGCACTCCTTAATCCGCTTGTATTTCTGATTGTAGGACTTGTCGGCTTGCAAATATTCCCACAAGTCTTTGTGTATCTTGCTCCAGGTTCAATCAATAAGGGAAATATTGCAATGTTCTTATTGGTAACGATCAATCTATGGAACGAAGATGATAAACTAGAAGAATAG
- the asnB gene encoding asparagine synthase B, with product MCGFVGMFDIQRSAKAFRSQILSMSGKIRHRGPDWSGVYEGEKAIISHERLAIVDPLSGGQPLYSADRNVVLAVNGEIYNHQQIRKEYEGVYEFQTQSDCEVILALYQEKGPDFLEDLNGIFAFALYDQEKDIYLIARDHIGIIPLYQGWDDQGHFFVASELKALEGTCSAIELFPPGHLYYSPEKKLRKWYERSWTSYDVVKEHGGTIEMVKEALEAAVKRQLMSDVPYGVLLSGGLDSSIIAAITAKYAQKRVESADTEEAWWPRLHSFAIGLEGSPDLKAARIAAAHLKTVHHEVHFTIQEALDALSDVIYHLETSDITTVRAATPMYLLARVIRSMGIKMVLSGEGSDELFGGYLYFHKAPNAREFHEETVRKLSKLNLYDCLRANKSLAAWGVEGRVPFLDKEFMDVAMNLNPDMKLCPVVGENKRIEKWILREAFKEYLPDEIVWRQKEQFSDGVGYNWIDTLKQLTSSLVSDEQFALAAKRYPIHTPATKEEYYYRTLFASHFPSESAARCVPREDSVACSTATALEWDRAFKAMNEPSGRAVAGVHDSAYEK from the coding sequence ATGTGTGGATTTGTAGGAATGTTTGACATCCAGCGCAGCGCAAAGGCCTTTCGTTCCCAGATTCTTTCCATGTCAGGGAAGATTCGTCACCGTGGTCCCGATTGGTCGGGGGTGTATGAAGGGGAAAAGGCCATCATCAGTCATGAACGACTAGCTATTGTCGACCCACTCTCAGGAGGTCAGCCGCTGTATAGCGCAGACAGGAATGTGGTGTTGGCTGTCAATGGTGAAATCTACAACCACCAGCAGATCAGGAAGGAGTATGAGGGTGTCTACGAGTTCCAGACACAGAGTGACTGTGAAGTCATCCTTGCTCTCTACCAGGAGAAGGGCCCAGATTTTCTTGAGGACCTGAATGGTATCTTTGCCTTCGCTCTTTATGACCAAGAGAAGGATATCTACCTCATTGCCCGTGACCATATAGGCATCATTCCTCTCTATCAGGGGTGGGATGACCAGGGACATTTCTTTGTGGCGAGTGAATTGAAGGCCTTGGAAGGGACCTGTAGTGCAATCGAACTCTTTCCTCCTGGACACCTGTATTACAGTCCTGAGAAAAAGCTCAGGAAGTGGTATGAGCGCTCCTGGACCAGCTATGATGTGGTCAAGGAACATGGAGGGACGATTGAGATGGTGAAGGAGGCCCTGGAAGCTGCCGTGAAGCGTCAGTTGATGAGTGACGTTCCCTACGGGGTATTGCTCTCAGGTGGCTTGGATAGTTCCATCATTGCAGCCATTACTGCAAAATATGCCCAAAAGCGGGTGGAAAGTGCAGACACAGAGGAAGCTTGGTGGCCACGTCTTCACTCCTTTGCCATCGGGCTTGAGGGTTCTCCTGACTTGAAGGCAGCCCGAATTGCTGCCGCCCATCTGAAAACTGTCCACCATGAGGTACATTTTACCATCCAGGAGGCACTTGATGCTCTCAGTGATGTCATCTATCATCTGGAAACCAGTGATATCACCACGGTAAGGGCAGCAACCCCGATGTACTTGCTTGCTCGCGTCATTCGCTCGATGGGAATCAAGATGGTGCTCAGCGGGGAAGGAAGTGATGAGCTCTTTGGTGGGTATCTTTATTTCCACAAGGCTCCCAATGCCAGGGAGTTCCATGAGGAGACGGTCAGAAAGCTCTCCAAACTCAACCTCTATGACTGCCTGAGGGCGAATAAGTCACTGGCCGCCTGGGGTGTTGAGGGACGGGTTCCGTTCCTGGACAAGGAGTTCATGGATGTAGCGATGAACCTGAATCCCGATATGAAGCTCTGCCCGGTTGTTGGGGAGAATAAGCGTATCGAGAAGTGGATTCTTCGTGAGGCGTTCAAGGAGTATCTGCCGGATGAGATTGTCTGGAGGCAGAAGGAGCAGTTCAGTGACGGGGTGGGCTACAACTGGATTGATACCCTGAAACAGCTCACCAGCTCTCTGGTCAGTGATGAACAGTTTGCCTTGGCGGCAAAGCGGTATCCGATTCATACCCCCGCTACCAAGGAGGAGTACTACTATCGTACCCTCTTTGCTTCCCACTTCCCCAGTGAGAGTGCGGCACGCTGTGTTCCCCGTGAGGACTCGGTTGCTTGTTCCACAGCAACAGCTCTGGAATGGGACCGGGCATTCAAGGCAATGAATGAACCGAGCGGAAGAGCAGTAGCTGGAGTGCATGATTCAGCCTACGAGAAGTAA
- a CDS encoding helix-turn-helix domain-containing protein, which produces MRILIADDEKPVCTVLLHHLSLYGSPYLETKTVHDGNALRESRDTWSPHVIFTDICMPGLSGLEAINEIRQHQCSESTSIYIMSGYSDFDYARQALKLGVKDYLLKPVRYSQVEDIIKSEESKIYRGLSLKDAYSLKSEERALEISLSIQQLVSAFESKDIVQMIEALDAWRECNNTRSFRIDPDFFSNTFKERIETVDEQRTFIEQAIRDPQFQVVKDKSIDSIVTYITTHFTNPSFCMDMVADYFGYSTQYLSTLFKKELSENFSHYLTRLRIERAKELLTIPTMKVKDVGTSCGYPYPSYFIKVFRCETGLTPSEWKRENRA; this is translated from the coding sequence ATGAGAATCTTAATTGCTGATGATGAGAAGCCTGTTTGTACCGTTTTGTTGCACCATCTTTCCCTCTATGGTTCTCCGTACCTTGAGACAAAAACAGTACATGATGGGAATGCACTAAGAGAAAGCCGTGATACGTGGTCACCACATGTAATCTTCACGGATATCTGCATGCCGGGCCTTTCCGGATTGGAAGCCATTAATGAGATCAGGCAGCACCAGTGCTCAGAGAGTACCTCAATCTACATTATGTCTGGATATAGTGACTTCGATTATGCAAGGCAGGCTCTTAAGCTGGGAGTTAAGGACTATTTGCTTAAGCCTGTACGGTACTCACAAGTGGAAGATATTATCAAATCAGAAGAGTCCAAAATTTATCGTGGGTTGTCACTCAAAGATGCGTATTCGCTCAAGTCTGAAGAGAGGGCACTGGAGATTTCCCTAAGTATCCAACAACTGGTGTCTGCGTTTGAATCCAAAGACATTGTCCAGATGATTGAAGCCTTGGATGCATGGAGAGAGTGTAATAACACAAGGTCCTTTCGTATTGATCCTGATTTCTTCAGCAATACATTCAAGGAGAGAATTGAAACTGTTGACGAGCAAAGAACCTTTATAGAACAAGCCATACGAGATCCGCAGTTTCAAGTGGTCAAAGATAAATCCATAGACTCTATTGTTACTTATATTACTACCCACTTCACCAATCCTTCTTTCTGTATGGATATGGTAGCCGACTACTTTGGTTATAGTACGCAGTATTTGAGTACGTTGTTCAAGAAGGAACTCTCTGAGAATTTTTCCCACTATCTTACAAGGCTCAGAATAGAGCGGGCTAAGGAGCTTCTCACCATACCGACGATGAAGGTAAAGGATGTAGGAACATCTTGTGGGTACCCTTATCCGAGCTATTTCATCAAGGTATTTAGGTGCGAGACAGGATTAACTCCATCTGAGTGGAAAAGAGAGAATCGAGCATGA
- a CDS encoding DUF1868 domain-containing protein: MLDVSFGSSVGKKFNADGTFRRFPGNTIVCLLDHASEIFDRSRSIREELTTSVIASCLAPLPDESLHMTAIEGVCDHVRKPRFWTQKLPTDSDITQVDAFFLETWDTLPLLGEVRMTVDHLRVDNGICIGLVPSTEQDEKLIRDWRDLVGEALGLRFPGHDSYAFHISLAYGIKMPNTPQMEFLEQYKTSFDQMSKAVPFSFVVPEPSLTFFDDMSYFSSHPISRSL, from the coding sequence GTGTTAGATGTATCATTTGGATCATCAGTTGGGAAAAAATTCAATGCTGATGGTACGTTTCGTAGGTTTCCTGGAAATACAATTGTATGTCTTCTTGACCATGCATCAGAGATTTTCGATCGCTCAAGGTCTATTCGAGAGGAATTGACGACAAGCGTAATAGCTTCTTGTCTTGCTCCACTACCTGATGAGAGTTTGCATATGACCGCAATCGAAGGGGTGTGTGACCATGTACGAAAGCCAAGGTTCTGGACGCAAAAACTACCGACTGACTCAGATATTACTCAAGTAGATGCTTTTTTTTTGGAAACGTGGGATACACTACCTCTTCTTGGTGAGGTTCGTATGACTGTTGACCATCTTAGGGTAGATAATGGAATATGCATTGGTTTGGTCCCATCTACAGAACAGGATGAAAAGCTGATACGTGACTGGAGGGATTTGGTTGGTGAAGCTTTGGGACTTCGATTTCCGGGACATGATTCGTACGCTTTTCATATCAGCCTTGCGTATGGGATTAAAATGCCAAATACACCCCAAATGGAGTTTCTTGAGCAGTATAAAACTTCGTTTGACCAGATGAGTAAAGCCGTTCCCTTTTCCTTTGTTGTGCCAGAGCCATCCCTAACGTTCTTTGATGACATGTCCTATTTTTCTTCCCATCCAATCTCGAGGTCTCTATGA
- a CDS encoding aspartate aminotransferase family protein, with product MSMQETIQTGKQYLLDTYSQVPVVFTGGEGMYLIDEEGKRYLDFVGGIAVNALGYGDPGLSEAINNVVSEGLLHCSNLYYNKVGVEAAKELCSLAGMERVFFCNSGAEATEASLKLARKFGHQSETPRSEIISMVHSFHGRTYGAITATGQKKYHKNFAPLPQGFSYAEFNNLESVKALITEKTCAIIVEPIQGEGGIVPADPAFLQGLRFLCDEHNLLLIYDEVQCGMGRSGKPFAYQVYDVKPDVLTSAKALAGGVPCGAMLTTGKASHIFTPGDHASTFGGNALAMAAVREMVRRLSDPAFTSHVQEMGEYLREKLSQLVVRYPDLCVSVRGKGLINGLVLTVPPRQVVDACFAKGVLVASAGSDVLRFVPPLVVEKKDIDAALSVVDEALATL from the coding sequence ATGAGCATGCAAGAAACAATACAGACAGGCAAGCAGTACCTGTTGGATACCTACAGCCAAGTACCCGTGGTGTTTACCGGTGGAGAAGGTATGTACCTCATAGATGAAGAGGGTAAGCGCTACCTCGACTTTGTCGGCGGCATTGCCGTCAATGCCCTTGGTTACGGAGACCCTGGCCTTTCAGAAGCTATTAATAACGTCGTTAGTGAAGGCCTTTTGCACTGTTCCAACCTCTACTACAACAAGGTAGGGGTGGAAGCGGCAAAGGAACTTTGCTCGCTTGCCGGAATGGAGCGGGTATTCTTCTGCAATAGTGGGGCGGAAGCCACAGAGGCTTCCCTCAAGCTTGCCAGGAAATTCGGACACCAGAGTGAGACCCCTCGTAGCGAAATCATCTCCATGGTGCATTCATTCCATGGGAGGACCTACGGTGCTATTACTGCAACAGGGCAGAAGAAGTACCATAAGAACTTTGCACCGCTTCCCCAGGGATTCAGCTATGCAGAGTTCAACAACCTGGAGAGCGTGAAAGCGCTCATTACAGAAAAAACCTGTGCAATTATCGTGGAACCTATCCAAGGGGAGGGAGGTATTGTTCCAGCTGACCCAGCCTTCCTGCAGGGACTCCGCTTTCTCTGTGATGAGCACAATCTTCTACTCATCTATGATGAGGTACAGTGTGGAATGGGCCGCAGTGGAAAGCCTTTCGCGTATCAGGTCTATGACGTGAAACCCGATGTACTTACCTCTGCAAAGGCTCTCGCTGGTGGTGTTCCTTGCGGGGCGATGCTCACCACGGGAAAGGCAAGTCATATCTTCACTCCCGGAGATCATGCTTCCACTTTCGGAGGCAATGCCTTGGCAATGGCCGCAGTGAGAGAGATGGTCCGTCGTCTCAGCGATCCAGCCTTCACTTCCCATGTCCAGGAGATGGGGGAGTACCTGAGGGAGAAACTCTCTCAATTGGTGGTTCGCTATCCCGACCTTTGCGTTTCTGTCAGGGGAAAGGGACTGATTAATGGATTGGTGCTTACCGTTCCTCCCCGGCAGGTCGTGGATGCCTGTTTTGCCAAGGGTGTGTTGGTGGCAAGCGCTGGAAGCGACGTACTGCGCTTTGTTCCCCCCTTGGTTGTTGAGAAAAAAGATATCGATGCTGCACTCTCTGTAGTGGATGAGGCACTTGCAACTTTGTAA
- a CDS encoding extracellular solute-binding protein, with the protein MKRNMIMALVLSLLLVFPVFASGKKEESTSNETGLRGTLSVATNTEDPTFSAVDEIVNRFMEANPGVEVEYVSYTKDYENLMKAKMAANDLPDVFATHGWGVKRYSEYLMPLNELSFAERFTESILNVISTPEGDIVTMPVTTELSGIIYNKDILKEAGWDRVPRTWDEFLQSCEDVKALGVVPVYIAGKDTRSQANLMDVAAPTFLTTYEEEDFSQSLYDGTFDWKNWSRVARFLKTLSDRGYLNVDANTADPIYRGEKLAYGETMYVFQNQAQIASAWDINPNANLSMMPVPVYHEEDDPIMIGGERESYGIWKDTENKEIAIAFLEFMSRPENIKYVCETTSMPTGFVDVDVDLRLSSDFKQYQNLRTFPYFDREWLPSGMWATMRSTGGALTAGEITVDQACDLMAESYYSLLSQQQ; encoded by the coding sequence ATGAAAAGAAACATGATCATGGCTCTTGTACTGAGCCTGCTTCTGGTTTTTCCTGTATTTGCTTCAGGAAAAAAGGAAGAAAGTACTTCCAATGAAACCGGATTGCGCGGTACTCTTTCTGTGGCTACCAATACTGAAGACCCTACCTTCAGTGCCGTTGATGAAATCGTCAACCGATTCATGGAAGCGAATCCTGGGGTGGAAGTAGAGTATGTATCCTATACAAAGGACTACGAGAACCTCATGAAAGCTAAAATGGCGGCAAATGACCTTCCTGATGTATTTGCAACCCACGGTTGGGGTGTAAAACGATATTCCGAGTATCTTATGCCTTTGAATGAACTTTCATTTGCAGAGCGCTTCACGGAATCAATCTTGAATGTCATCTCCACCCCGGAAGGTGACATTGTTACCATGCCGGTGACCACAGAGTTGAGTGGCATTATCTACAACAAGGATATTCTTAAGGAAGCAGGATGGGACAGAGTCCCCCGCACATGGGATGAATTCTTGCAGAGCTGTGAGGATGTGAAGGCACTTGGTGTTGTTCCTGTATACATCGCAGGAAAGGATACAAGAAGTCAGGCAAACCTCATGGATGTTGCAGCTCCTACCTTCCTTACCACCTATGAAGAGGAAGACTTCTCTCAGTCCTTGTACGATGGAACGTTTGATTGGAAGAACTGGAGTCGTGTTGCAAGATTTTTAAAAACGCTCTCCGATCGTGGATATCTGAATGTGGATGCCAATACTGCTGATCCTATATATCGTGGAGAAAAGCTTGCCTACGGTGAAACAATGTATGTGTTCCAAAACCAAGCACAGATTGCCTCTGCTTGGGATATCAACCCTAATGCGAATCTCTCCATGATGCCTGTTCCCGTATATCATGAAGAAGACGATCCAATCATGATCGGTGGTGAACGAGAGAGTTATGGTATCTGGAAAGATACCGAGAATAAGGAAATTGCGATTGCTTTCCTGGAGTTCATGTCCAGGCCAGAAAATATTAAATATGTCTGCGAGACTACAAGCATGCCTACCGGCTTTGTTGACGTAGATGTTGACCTTAGGCTATCCAGTGACTTCAAGCAGTACCAAAACCTGCGGACATTCCCATATTTTGATCGCGAGTGGCTTCCTTCCGGTATGTGGGCTACGATGCGTAGCACTGGTGGAGCACTTACAGCAGGTGAAATTACGGTTGACCAGGCTTGTGACCTAATGGCCGAAAGTTATTACTCACTACTCTCTCAACAGCAATAA
- a CDS encoding DUF1868 domain-containing protein, which produces MITKNFGSCIGSKFNADGTFRPFAGNTIISSLAGQPIHTELVQLQNTLLAGGRSQYLIPLPPGSFHMTVFEGVCDPVREPKHWTSLAPLDASLETVTELLHKKFLGIPDFLSVSMQCVGLRIDGAVSIQVEPCSKQEKQALSAYRDACSQVLGIKFPNQGSYTFHIGLAYGRKPAEADDASFGIFQQHVAKELRENPIRFVVPSPAFSIFDDMSQFQPYRE; this is translated from the coding sequence ATGATAACTAAGAATTTTGGGTCTTGTATCGGAAGCAAGTTCAATGCTGATGGAACATTTCGACCTTTTGCCGGAAATACCATTATCTCATCGTTGGCGGGCCAGCCGATACACACGGAACTTGTGCAATTACAGAATACACTGCTTGCTGGAGGACGAAGTCAGTACTTGATTCCCCTCCCTCCGGGCAGCTTTCATATGACGGTTTTTGAGGGGGTTTGTGACCCGGTAAGGGAGCCTAAGCACTGGACCTCATTGGCCCCATTAGATGCTTCTCTTGAAACGGTGACAGAACTCTTGCACAAGAAGTTTCTCGGTATTCCGGATTTCCTATCAGTCTCCATGCAGTGTGTCGGGCTCCGTATTGATGGGGCTGTGAGTATTCAGGTGGAACCTTGTTCAAAACAAGAGAAACAAGCCCTATCAGCCTATCGGGATGCATGTTCTCAGGTGTTGGGGATTAAGTTTCCAAACCAAGGCTCCTATACGTTTCATATAGGGCTTGCGTATGGACGGAAGCCTGCCGAGGCAGATGATGCAAGCTTTGGTATTTTTCAGCAACACGTAGCAAAGGAACTGCGAGAAAATCCAATTCGATTTGTTGTTCCCTCTCCAGCATTTTCCATATTCGATGACATGTCTCAATTTCAGCCATACAGGGAGTGA